CGGCGCAGGCAGGCGTCTCTATTCTTCAGGAGGGGGGCAACGCGTTCGACGCCGCAGTCGCCACCGCCGCGGCACTCAACGTCGTCGAACCGACGAGCACCGGACTTGGCGGAGACGTATTCGCACTCTATCGAACCGCAGACGGCGAGGTCGGCGCGATGCGAAGTTGCGGCGGTGCGCCCGCCGACGCGACCATCGAAAACGTTCGTTCCGCCATCGAAACCCACGACGACCCGACGGAATGGTATCCGGAAAACCGCGGCTATGCAGTCGATGACACCGACGACACGGACGACCTCGGAATGCCGTTTCTCGGTCCGCACGCGGTAACTGTTCCCGGAACTGCGCGGGGGTGGGAGGCGACTGTCGAACGACTCGGAAACTGTTCGCTCGGTGAGACGCTCCAACCTGCTATCGACTACGCAATCGGTGGCTACCCCGTCTCGGAAGTTATCGCATCCCACTGGACTGGTGCGGAGAGCCTCTTTACCTCCGACCACGCGCGGGAAGCATTTTTGGAAGACGGCGATGCTCCCAAAGTCGGCGAAACGATGACACTGCCGCGACTCGGCGAAAGCCTTCGCCGAATCGCGGAGGAGGGTGCGGACGTGCTGTACGAAGGCGACATCGCCGAGAAAATTGCGGAAGAAGTGCAGTCACAGGGCGGCTTCCTGACGGTGGACGACCTCACCGAGTTCGAACCCGAGTTCATCGACCCGGTTTCGACGACGTATCGAGGAGCCGAGATTTTCGAACTCCCGCCGAACAATCAGGGACTCATCGCCCTCGAAGCGCTCAACATCGCCGAGGAAATCGGTGCGGGTGACCACCCACTCGATTCGCCGGAGCGCGTTCACTCCTTCGCGGAAGCGATGAAACTCGCCTTCCACGACGGTCACCGATACATCACCGACCCGGAATACGAGGAAATCCCGCCGCTCGCCTCCGATTCGTGGGCGAAAAAACGGGCGGAACACGTCGGTGAAACGGCGAACCACGACGTGAGCTTCGGTGTTCCGGATGCCCACGCGGAAGACGCCGACACCGTCCTGCTCTGCGTTGCGGACGACGAGGGCAACGTCGTTTCCTACATCAACTCCCGATTCGCCGGATTTGGCTCGGGACTCGTCGCTGGCGACACCGGAATTGCCCTCCAAAATCGCGGGGCGTCGTTCTCGCTCGACCCAGACCATCCGAACAGCCTCGAACCCGGAAAGCGACCGTTTCACACGCTCGTTCCCGCACTCGTCAAATTCGGCGAAGACGACTGGGCCGCCTTCGGCGTGATGGGCGGGTACATGCAACCACAGGGCCACGCGCAGGTCATCTCGAACATCGTGGATTACGACATGCCGCTACAGGCCGCGCTGGACTACCCGCGCTGGCGCTACCGAGAAGAAGGGACGCTCGCAGTCGAAGGACGAACTGACGGCAATCTCTCGTCGAAACTCGTCCGAAAAGGACACGACGTGCGAGTGCTTCCGCCGTCGCTCTTTGGCGGCGCGCAAATCGTGCGAAACGAAAACGGCGTGATCTCCGGCGCAACCGAACCGAGAAAAGACGGGACTGCAACCGGTTACTGAGTTACTCTTCGTCGTCTTCGGTTTCTTCGTCGTCTTCTGTCTCTTCTTCTTCAGTTTCTGCTTTGTCCGCTGTTTCTTCCGTCTCCTCTCCGTCTTCGCTTTCGGCCTCTTCACCTTCGTCGTCTTCCGCTTCCTCCACGTCCCATTCGTCGTCTTCCGCCTCGGAACTGCTGTCCGTATCTTCGATTTCGATTTCCATCGGCCCGCCGCTCCGCCCGAGGTCGCCGAGTTCTTCGCGCAGGTTCGGCTTGCTCCCCTTCTTTGCGAAAAGGTAGCCCGCGATGAACGAAAATCCGAGGAGCAAGAGCGTTTTGAGTCCCGACCCCGACTCCGCTGAACTCTCGCTCGATTCCTCGCCGTCTGCCTCTGTCGTGTCGTCGGCCATACCCTTCTGTTGGCGGGTGAGTGACTTTTCCGTTGTGGTCGGGCGGCGAGATTGCCGTCTTCGTATCGTCGTCACTCACCGTCGAATTTCCTCGAAAAACACCGTCGGGCCGGGTGTTCCCAGTCCCCCCGAACCCGTTTAAACTTCCGCGTCCGCTTCGACGGCCGAATCGTTTCTCGTCTCGGTCGTCGAGTCGGACTCCTGCATCTCGCGGAGTTCGGTCTCGACTTCCTGACGCCCTTTCTTGAACTCGCCCATCGCTTCGCCCGTC
The nucleotide sequence above comes from Haladaptatus cibarius D43. Encoded proteins:
- a CDS encoding Sec-independent protein translocase subunit TatA/TatB; translation: MVVETIPLFGPIPGGMELAVILLIAVLLFGANKIPKLARSTGEAMGEFKKGRQEVETELREMQESDSTTETRNDSAVEADAEV
- the ggt gene encoding gamma-glutamyltransferase, which gives rise to MTKPDLDRFTSRRSTAYAPNGIVATSQPLAAQAGVSILQEGGNAFDAAVATAAALNVVEPTSTGLGGDVFALYRTADGEVGAMRSCGGAPADATIENVRSAIETHDDPTEWYPENRGYAVDDTDDTDDLGMPFLGPHAVTVPGTARGWEATVERLGNCSLGETLQPAIDYAIGGYPVSEVIASHWTGAESLFTSDHAREAFLEDGDAPKVGETMTLPRLGESLRRIAEEGADVLYEGDIAEKIAEEVQSQGGFLTVDDLTEFEPEFIDPVSTTYRGAEIFELPPNNQGLIALEALNIAEEIGAGDHPLDSPERVHSFAEAMKLAFHDGHRYITDPEYEEIPPLASDSWAKKRAEHVGETANHDVSFGVPDAHAEDADTVLLCVADDEGNVVSYINSRFAGFGSGLVAGDTGIALQNRGASFSLDPDHPNSLEPGKRPFHTLVPALVKFGEDDWAAFGVMGGYMQPQGHAQVISNIVDYDMPLQAALDYPRWRYREEGTLAVEGRTDGNLSSKLVRKGHDVRVLPPSLFGGAQIVRNENGVISGATEPRKDGTATGY